The DNA segment CTCGTCCGGCACATCAAAGACCTGATTGTGCGGCGGGAGCGGCTCGTACTTCATGAACTCGGGCACCCGGTCGGCTTCTTTCGGGATGCCGGCAGCCTCGTTGAACGCGCGCTCCTTCTTGAGGATTTCGGCGCCCAATTTAGCCGCGTCCTCGGACTTCCAGTTGGTGCCCAGGACGCCGTTGCACTCCTGCATCATGCCCTCAAACCCGCTGGCGATGTCCAGGATGGCGAAGGCGATGAAGAGGCAGTGGCCTGTGGAGTCAATGAAGGCGGTGGTGGCCTGGAAGGCGCGGCTCAGCGCGGCCTTGCCCTCGGGGCTGAGCGGGTCCTGCTTGCCGCTGACGCCCAGGATTTCGGGGGCGATGGTGTAGCCGGCGGTGTGGTCGGCGCCCATGGTGGTCGTGGCGTAGGTGATGCCGATGCCCTTGACCGCGCGCGGCTCGTAGGCGGGCATGGACTGGCCCTTGACCACGGGCACGCGGGTCAGGCCGAAGGCCTTGCCGGCGAACGCGGTGCCGCCGCCCAGAATGCGGCCCATGGGCGTGCCCTTGCCCATCTCGTGCACCAGGTTGATGGCGCCCTTGCCGTCGCCGAACTTGATGACGCCCGCCTCCATGGCCACGGCCAGGGTGGTGCCGGTCTCAATGGTGTCCAGGCCGTAGGCATTGCACAGGCGTACCAGTTCCGCGATGTCGTCAAGATCATCAATGCCGCAGTTCGCGCCCAGCGACCAGTCGGACTCGTATTCCACGCAGGAGACGTGCTCGCTGCCATCGGCCTTGTGCCAGGTGTTGGAGCACTGGATGATGCAGCCGGGGCTGCAGGCATGGTTGTAAAGTTCTTTGCCGAGGCGTTTCTTGTTGCCCTCAAAGATGGCCTCGCCGGCGATTTTGGCCGCGCCTTCAAAGCGGCCGCTGGAGAAGTTGCGGGTTGGCAGGCCGCCTGCCTCGTTCAGGATGTTGATGAGGACGGCGGTGCCGTAGGTGTTGAGGCCGCCCTTGGGCTTGGTGATGTCGTGGGTGCGGAGGGCGTCAATGAGTTTCTTGCGGCCCTCGTCAAAGAGCGCCTTGTCCTTGATGACCACGCCGGGGGCACCCTTGGGGTCGGCGATGATGAACTTGAGGCCGCGGCTGGCCATGACTGCGCCCATGCCGCCGCGCCCCGAGTAGCGGCTGGGCCGTCCCGCCATGTCGTTGAACACGACGCCGGAGTTGCCGTAGCCGAACTCGCCCGCATTGCCGGTGCCGGCGATGGAGACCTTGTCGCCGAACTTGGCGTACAATTTGGGGAAGATCTCGTATAGGTCTTTACCGGCGTACTCGTTGGCGGGCATGAATTCCACCTTGGGCTTGCTGGCCTTCTCGTCCCAGGTGATGTGGGCCAAGTGGTAGCCTTTGCCCTGGCCCTCTACGACGATGGCTTTGATCTGCATGTTGGCGATGTGCTGCGCCCAGGACGTGCCGGCGTTGGACTCCTTGATGCCGCCGGTGAGGGGCGACTTGGCCCCGACGGACACGCGGGCCGACGTGGGCGCGACGGTGCCGGTTACGATGCCCGGGGCGAAGACCAGTTTGTTGTTCGGGCCCAGGGGATGGCACAGCGGGGGAACTTCGTCGTGCACGATGGTGGAGGTCAACCCGCGCCCGCCCAGTTGCTGGTACTTGGCGGGGACCTCCTCAAGGCGATAGGACAGGTCTGCCATGTTCAACCGAAGGATCCACATTTTGAACACCTCCTTGTGATTTGTGGGGGCAGGGGCGCTGCCCGATTCCTTATCCGATTGTCAAAAACAAAAGGCAACGTCGGCCCGGACTGGGCTTCGGTTGCCTCCTTTGCAAACACGGCAGGCGCAGGGATTGCTCCCCACACCCTATCGCCCACTCCTCCCGGTGGGAGAAGGTGGGTCGGAGGTCTGTCCCGGGTGTTTGGTTGTGGCCATGCAGAATTCCATCCTGCGAATACATTATACGCGAATTCTCGTCGGATGTCAATCGCTTTCGGCGGCCAATTTTGCGAATCGGTCTTCCCTCTGCGAAGCCGTCCGCGGGGGCGGCTGTAGCGGTGAAACGGTGCGCAAAATAGGACACAGAGGGTCTATATGAACAAACTGTAACACACAGGCAGAACATTTTGTGCTATAATCATAGGGGGCGATGCGAGTCCCGCCGTTATGTCTTCTTTGCTGTGGGGAGGTGCTTATGCGGAGGTACGTGGACAGGTACGCGCTGGCCTTCGCGGCGGTGTTCTTCGCTGCCGCGGCGCTCTTCTTTGGGATGACCCTGATGGCCCATGCGCGTCCCCAGCCGAATGCTACTGCGTGGGGCGGCAATGACGGCCCGATCGCCCAGGATTCGGCCCTCGTCGTCGCGGTTACGGGGCCTTCGGTGCCTGTGGAAATCTGCGGCACCGCCAGGTTCACGGTTACGGTAACCAACCTGGGGCCGGATCCGGCCGACAACGTCGTGATCCAGAGCGCCATGCCCGCAGGGTTTTCGCCAACGCCGCAGTCGGAGAACAAGGGCACGGTCGGCGTGGGCCAGATGGTTACTTCCACGTTCACATTCAACGCCGGCTGCGAGGCCGTCTCCGGCGATAACACGACGACCGTCTCCTATACGGGCGGCACTGACATCATCGTGTACACGTCGTTCGTGGTGAACCCGGGCGCCCTGTCGCTGACGAAGGAAGCGATTGCCGTGAACGGGGTCCCCATCGCGCCTACCACGTCGCCGTCCGCGTCTATCGGGGATGAGATCACGTGGCGGATTGTCGCGCAGAGCAGCGGTCTTGGCCCCATCTCCAACGTCGTCGTTACGGACGTGGTTGGCAGTGGGATGCAGTACGTTTCCTCCACGCCGCCCGGCACCTACAACGGCACGGATACGATCGTGTGGACCGCCACCGAGGTTCCTGCGCTGGCCCGGATTGAGGCAGGGCAGGCGGTTACGCTCACCGAGGTTACGTCGGTGCAATCGTGCAGCGACCTGATCAATATCGCGCGGGCCACATGGGGGTGCACCGGCGAGACGTGTCAGACTCCCGAGGAAGCGCAGGCCAGCGTCGCGTTGCGACTCAAGGAACCGTTGCTTGCCTTCACCCCGCCGAACGTTGCGCTGCCGTATTGTTCACCCTCCATTTCGGTGAGTTTTGATGTGCAGAACACGGGCGAGGGCGCGGCGAGGAATGTGTTCCTGGCCGTGGATTTGACCGGCTACAACGTAACGGTTACGTCTCCGGGCGCCAGTTACGTGTGGTCGCCAACGCCTGGGTTCATCCTGCCCGACATTCCGGGCAGCGGCTCCTACACGCTGTCCTATCAACTGTCGTTCGCGGGGAATTGGTGCAGCAGCACGCCGCCCTCAGGGTCGCGCACCTGGTTCCCCACCTACGAGGATGATTGTGGTGTCGTATTCCACACGCCGGTTCGCACCAATTCGCTGAGCATCAGCGGCGGGCCGCCCTCGCTGTCGCTCAGCAAGTCAGGCCCCAGCGTCGCGGCCCTGGGCGATGACGTGCAGTACACGATCAACGTCAGTTACACCGGGGGCCTTTCCTGCGGCGCGGGAGGGGAGGCCGGCGACATTACTGTTACGGATACGGTTCCGGCAGGCTGGAGCGTGCTGGACGCCGATGGCGGGACCGTGGTGGACGGCAAGATCGTCTGGACGGGCATAGACCCTGCTACGGGGGCCACGCTGCGCCCCACGTTCCACATTTCGGGCACGAATGAGAGCGGCTGCGACCTCTGCGGCAACGTCTACACTAACCAGGTTACGGCGTCAGTGCAGGATTGCTGCGGGTGCATCCGCACGGCATCGGCCTCGGCAACGACGGCGATAGAATGCCCGCAGACCGACATCGGCTTGGAGTCAAGCCGCACCATCGCCTCCGCCTATGACTTTGAATATTGCACGCCCATCACCTATACCAACACGTACACCTTTGACGATAACGCCCGCTGGGATAACGTCGCGTGGACCGACCTCCTGTTCACCGAGGACATGCCTGCGGGCCAGGCGTATGTCTCCGGGTCGGCGCGGGTGCTGATCAACAGCGTGGACTACACGAGCCAGGTTGCGGTTTCGGTCGTGGGCGGCCACCTGGTGTTTGACTTCAGCGGCGGGACGTTCCCGCCCAGTGTTCGCAACAGCACCCTCGTGATCCAGTATGCGCTGGACACGCATCCTTCCGGGTGTGGCGCGTCTACCACGTGGTACGATTTTGCCACGCTTGAGGTGGACATCACCGGCGATCCAGGGTTTGAAGGCCCGTGTACGACGGCGGGGGACACGCTGGTAACCCGCGACGTCGTGGAGCCGACGGTGTACGGCTCCACCATGAGCGTGGAGGTTACGGGCATCCCGGACATTGTGTCCTCTTGCGGCACATACGTCATCACGGTTACGCTCACGCGCACGTCGGCGATGGACGCCTATGATGCCCTGCTGTTCCTGGATAGCAGCAACTACGAGATCATCACGGTAACGGGGTGGTCCGGGCTTGAGCCACTGTCGCCGCTGGAGGGCACGCCTGTGCCGGGCGGGTACGAGTGGAACTACGGCGACCTGTTTTCAGGGGGCAACACGACCGCTGAACTTTACATAACCGTGCAGGCGCGGTGTCTGTCTACATCGTCGCTACCGGTTACCCTGTACTATAACAACCGCTGCAATGACCTGGCGTCTCCATCTTTTCCCATGGACGTGGCCAGCCCGGATCGGCAATGCTCAACGTCGGCCAGCGATTCGGGCCTTGTGCTGGATCCGGTGTTGACGGTGTACAAGTTCCCCGAGATGAAGTGGGTGTCGGGTACACAAGTCGCATGGCATGCTCACATCATCAACTCGGGTGCGGGGATAGCGCATGCCGTGCAACTCATAGATGAGATGGGCCCCAGCCAGAGTTTCAACACCGCCGTTTGGAGCGACGCCACCGGTGTAACCACGTACACGAATCAACTTCCCGATGGCACGCCTATCAACGGCGTGTCATGGGTCTTGTCGCTGGACCCGGGCGAATTCCGCGAGGTGGACATCATTGCCGATGTCGTGGGCTGCCAAGACGATGTCAACGTGCTGACCATGCAAACGAAGTGCCTGGGTGCGGTCTGCTCCGGGCCGGTGAGCGACTCCTCAACCCTACTGTTCCCGCCGGCCAACCTGGTTGCTACGTCCATGGCATATACACCTATCAACCCGTGTGGCCAGACCGATGTCGTCCTCACGGTGCGCAACGCGGGCCTGGCGCCGCTGTTTGACCTGGAACTCAACCTGACGTTGCCTGCCGGGCTGACCTACGCGGCGGCGCCCAACGCGGAGTACCGCGTCAACGGCGGCCCCTGGCTGGGCCTGGGGAGCAGCGAGCCGCTGATCACGCCGACGTCGCTGGTGTGGAGTTACACTCAGGGCGATTCCGGCCTGTTTGGCTACCTGGACAAACTGGACCCGGACACCACGGTGGAGGTGCGCTTCACGGTGGATGTGGCCTGTGAGTTCGTTCAGAGCCAACTGGCATTTTATGCGTCTTACACCGACTGCAAGACCGGCGGTCGCACCCAGACGGCCACCAGTTACTTCAGCGTCCGGCCGAACAATCCGATTCTGACCGTGTCCAAAGTCCAGACGCCCGCCGGCAACATCACCTGCGGCGCGCCCGTAGTCTGGACGATTACGGTGAACAACGCCCTGCTGGGCACGGATGGCGCGCCGGTTACGGCAAAAGTGGTAACGCTCGCCGACACGCTCGGTGGCGCGTTCAACTTCGTGGACCTGCGCGAGGGCGGCGTCTCTGTCCCGAATCGTCAGGTGGTCGGGCAGACGGTAACTTGGGAGGTGGCGAACTTGGGCCCGGGCGAGACGCGCACGTTTACGCTCCACGCGACGCTGGACAACGCGCCGTGCAGCCCGTCGCTCGGCAACACGGTATCGGCGGCGTGGGGCTGTGGGGACCCGGACGAGGACCCGTCCACGCCGGCCACCTGCCAGGGCACGCCGGTAACATCTAGCGCCACGGTAACTCGCGCCACACCTAACATCGTGGCGTCGTTCGCTCCGTCCGCGCTGGCTGCCTGCACGTCGGGCAATTTGGTTACGATTACGCTCACGAACAACGACTCTGTGGCGACGGCCTACAGCCCTGCCGTAGCGATCACGCTGCCATCGGGGGCCGCCTACGTGGCGGGCACGGCGAATCCGATCCCTAGTTCTTCTACTTCCACGCGCCTCGTTTACAACGCGGGCATCTTGCCGGACCTGGGGCCCGGGGAATCCACGACGATCAGTTTCCAGGTGGATCTGCTGTGCATCCGCAGCGGCTCTTTCAACGTGAGCGGCTCGTATCTGGACTGCTGCGACAGTTTGCACACGCTGAATCAAAATGTGGGGCCGACGTGGCAGTATCCGACCCTCACGATCACGAAGACCCCGACAACGCAGGCGATTCTGCCGGACAACGACGTTACCTGGACCATCCGCGTTACCAACACTAGCGCGGTTGCAACGGCGGGCTACATCCTGATTGAAGACACGCTGGGCAACGGATTCTCGTTCGTAACCGCCACGAACCCGGCCACGGGCATCGGCGACTTTGTGAACGTGGGGCAGAGCGTTACGTGGGAATTGGACGACCTGGGGCCCGGCCAGAGCAAGACGGTAACCCTGACTGCTCACTACAACGGCACGGGCAATGACTGCAATTCCACCCTGCGCCGCAATCGCGCCCGCGCCACGTGGGGGTGCGATAACGACGACAACATTGACGGAGACCCCACCACAACCGCCGACAGGGATTGCGCGAGTGGGGTGTACACGTCCTACGCCAACGCCTACGTAACCAGTCCCGACCTGTACTTCTCGGCCGGGCCTACGTACACGTGCAACACCGATGGCTCCATCACCGTGTCTGGGACGGTGCGCAATCACACCGACCAGAGCAACACGGCCACGGGCGTACAGGTGCGCATCATCGTGGACGGCGGCGCGCCCATAACCCTGTCCACGACGCCGGCCAACCTCAACCCGGGCAGCACCGGCACGTTCTCGTACAACACGGGGCCCCTGGAAACCGGCGTGCCGCACACATTCCAAGTGGTCATAGACCCCGCCAACACGATTGTGGAGTGCAACGAGACCAACAACTCGGCCAGCGGGGCCGCGACGTGCAATGTGCCGGTGCTGGACTTGACGAAGGACATCGCCCAAATCACGCGGGGCGGGGAGGTCCTGACGTCCTTCTCCAACATTCAACAGGGCGACCTCATCCGGTATCGCATTCGCATCAACAACCCGGGCGCGACGACGGCGTACAACGTGGTGATTACGGATGTGTTGCCGTCGCCGCTGGCGCAATTCGTGTACCAGGCCGGTTCCACTCAGGCGACTTGGCCGAACTACGCGGGCACGTACACCACCGACCCGACGGGCACCGGCTCTGCTGCGGACCCGCTGACCTGGACGTTCGCCGATGTGCCTCCTCGCGGCGCGACCATTGACCCGGGCGAGACGCTCACGCTGACGTTTGAGGTCCTCGTGGGCAATGACATCACCGACGGCGCGAGTTACACCAACACGGCCTATACCACGGCCCAGGATGGCTATGGGCAGGATTTGCCCGACGACTGGGACGACGAGACGCTCCCTGGCGCGCTCCCCGGCCTCGTGGTGGACAAGACCATCGCAGACATCAACGGCGGGCCGAATGACGGGTACGCCGAGCCGGGCGACATCGTTACGTACCGCGTTGTGGTTACCAATGTGGGCGCGGGCAACGCCTACTCGCTGGTGCTGACCGACACGCTGCCGCCTGCCTTTGAGTACGTAGCGGGCACTACCCTGGCCGCATGGCCCGGCGGCTCCTACACCAGCGACCCGACAATCAACGGCGCGACGCTGTTCTGGGACATCGGCGCGACGCTCCAGGGCGGCACGCCGACCGGTGAGGCGCTGACGCTCACCTTTGACGCGCGGGTAACGGCGGCGGTAACCCAGGGCGTAACGTACACCAACGTTGTTACGGCAGCGGGCAAGACCGGCGCAGACGTCCCCATCCCGCCCGATTCGGGCCTGCCCGACGACACCGACCCGGACGATTCGGATGACATTTCGCTCACGGGCGCGCGGCCCGGCCTGGTGCTGGACAAGAGCATCCCGCTGCTGATTCGGCAGGGCACGCCTATCCTGAACCCGACGACAGTAGAGGCGGGCGACATCGTCTCGTACACGGTGGTGGTAACCAACGTGGGGCTGGGCACGGCGCACAACCTGGTGCTGTCGGATACCCTGCCTACGGCATTTGAGTACGTGGCGGGTTCCACCATGGCCACGTGGCCCAGCGGCTCGTACACTAGCGATCCGGTGCAGGGCGGCGGCTATCTCCGCTGGAACGTCGGCGCGACACTGAACGGCGGCGACCCAATGGGCCAGGCGCTGACGCTGCGCTTCGCCCTGCGCGTAACGTCGGCCATCGCGCGCGAGCAATTCTATCCGAACACGGCCCTGGTCAACGGGCGCGACGGTTTGGGCACGCTGATTCCCGCGGACTCCGGCGACGCCGAAGACAATGACCTGGATGACCAAGACGATGCGACGCTCCAGGCGCTGAAGCCGGCGCTGGTAACGAGCAAACTCGTCGCCGATATCAACGACCAGCCGAGCGATGGCACGGTGGAGCCAGGCGACATCGTTACGTTCCTGGTAACGGTGCGCAATGTGGACCGCGGGAC comes from the Chloroflexota bacterium genome and includes:
- a CDS encoding aldehyde ferredoxin oxidoreductase, coding for MWILRLNMADLSYRLEEVPAKYQQLGGRGLTSTIVHDEVPPLCHPLGPNNKLVFAPGIVTGTVAPTSARVSVGAKSPLTGGIKESNAGTSWAQHIANMQIKAIVVEGQGKGYHLAHITWDEKASKPKVEFMPANEYAGKDLYEIFPKLYAKFGDKVSIAGTGNAGEFGYGNSGVVFNDMAGRPSRYSGRGGMGAVMASRGLKFIIADPKGAPGVVIKDKALFDEGRKKLIDALRTHDITKPKGGLNTYGTAVLINILNEAGGLPTRNFSSGRFEGAAKIAGEAIFEGNKKRLGKELYNHACSPGCIIQCSNTWHKADGSEHVSCVEYESDWSLGANCGIDDLDDIAELVRLCNAYGLDTIETGTTLAVAMEAGVIKFGDGKGAINLVHEMGKGTPMGRILGGGTAFAGKAFGLTRVPVVKGQSMPAYEPRAVKGIGITYATTTMGADHTAGYTIAPEILGVSGKQDPLSPEGKAALSRAFQATTAFIDSTGHCLFIAFAILDIASGFEGMMQECNGVLGTNWKSEDAAKLGAEILKKERAFNEAAGIPKEADRVPEFMKYEPLPPHNQVFDVPDEALDSVFGEL
- a CDS encoding DUF11 domain-containing protein, which encodes MRRYVDRYALAFAAVFFAAAALFFGMTLMAHARPQPNATAWGGNDGPIAQDSALVVAVTGPSVPVEICGTARFTVTVTNLGPDPADNVVIQSAMPAGFSPTPQSENKGTVGVGQMVTSTFTFNAGCEAVSGDNTTTVSYTGGTDIIVYTSFVVNPGALSLTKEAIAVNGVPIAPTTSPSASIGDEITWRIVAQSSGLGPISNVVVTDVVGSGMQYVSSTPPGTYNGTDTIVWTATEVPALARIEAGQAVTLTEVTSVQSCSDLINIARATWGCTGETCQTPEEAQASVALRLKEPLLAFTPPNVALPYCSPSISVSFDVQNTGEGAARNVFLAVDLTGYNVTVTSPGASYVWSPTPGFILPDIPGSGSYTLSYQLSFAGNWCSSTPPSGSRTWFPTYEDDCGVVFHTPVRTNSLSISGGPPSLSLSKSGPSVAALGDDVQYTINVSYTGGLSCGAGGEAGDITVTDTVPAGWSVLDADGGTVVDGKIVWTGIDPATGATLRPTFHISGTNESGCDLCGNVYTNQVTASVQDCCGCIRTASASATTAIECPQTDIGLESSRTIASAYDFEYCTPITYTNTYTFDDNARWDNVAWTDLLFTEDMPAGQAYVSGSARVLINSVDYTSQVAVSVVGGHLVFDFSGGTFPPSVRNSTLVIQYALDTHPSGCGASTTWYDFATLEVDITGDPGFEGPCTTAGDTLVTRDVVEPTVYGSTMSVEVTGIPDIVSSCGTYVITVTLTRTSAMDAYDALLFLDSSNYEIITVTGWSGLEPLSPLEGTPVPGGYEWNYGDLFSGGNTTAELYITVQARCLSTSSLPVTLYYNNRCNDLASPSFPMDVASPDRQCSTSASDSGLVLDPVLTVYKFPEMKWVSGTQVAWHAHIINSGAGIAHAVQLIDEMGPSQSFNTAVWSDATGVTTYTNQLPDGTPINGVSWVLSLDPGEFREVDIIADVVGCQDDVNVLTMQTKCLGAVCSGPVSDSSTLLFPPANLVATSMAYTPINPCGQTDVVLTVRNAGLAPLFDLELNLTLPAGLTYAAAPNAEYRVNGGPWLGLGSSEPLITPTSLVWSYTQGDSGLFGYLDKLDPDTTVEVRFTVDVACEFVQSQLAFYASYTDCKTGGRTQTATSYFSVRPNNPILTVSKVQTPAGNITCGAPVVWTITVNNALLGTDGAPVTAKVVTLADTLGGAFNFVDLREGGVSVPNRQVVGQTVTWEVANLGPGETRTFTLHATLDNAPCSPSLGNTVSAAWGCGDPDEDPSTPATCQGTPVTSSATVTRATPNIVASFAPSALAACTSGNLVTITLTNNDSVATAYSPAVAITLPSGAAYVAGTANPIPSSSTSTRLVYNAGILPDLGPGESTTISFQVDLLCIRSGSFNVSGSYLDCCDSLHTLNQNVGPTWQYPTLTITKTPTTQAILPDNDVTWTIRVTNTSAVATAGYILIEDTLGNGFSFVTATNPATGIGDFVNVGQSVTWELDDLGPGQSKTVTLTAHYNGTGNDCNSTLRRNRARATWGCDNDDNIDGDPTTTADRDCASGVYTSYANAYVTSPDLYFSAGPTYTCNTDGSITVSGTVRNHTDQSNTATGVQVRIIVDGGAPITLSTTPANLNPGSTGTFSYNTGPLETGVPHTFQVVIDPANTIVECNETNNSASGAATCNVPVLDLTKDIAQITRGGEVLTSFSNIQQGDLIRYRIRINNPGATTAYNVVITDVLPSPLAQFVYQAGSTQATWPNYAGTYTTDPTGTGSAADPLTWTFADVPPRGATIDPGETLTLTFEVLVGNDITDGASYTNTAYTTAQDGYGQDLPDDWDDETLPGALPGLVVDKTIADINGGPNDGYAEPGDIVTYRVVVTNVGAGNAYSLVLTDTLPPAFEYVAGTTLAAWPGGSYTSDPTINGATLFWDIGATLQGGTPTGEALTLTFDARVTAAVTQGVTYTNVVTAAGKTGADVPIPPDSGLPDDTDPDDSDDISLTGARPGLVLDKSIPLLIRQGTPILNPTTVEAGDIVSYTVVVTNVGLGTAHNLVLSDTLPTAFEYVAGSTMATWPSGSYTSDPVQGGGYLRWNVGATLNGGDPMGQALTLRFALRVTSAIAREQFYPNTALVNGRDGLGTLIPADSGDAEDNDLDDQDDATLQALKPALVTSKLVADINDQPSDGTVEPGDIVTFLVTVRNVDRGTAYNVVVTDTLPSPGWVYVPGTTYAEWNGGANTYTGDPTITDGGAVLHWPIGATLVGGSPVGDILTLRFDARVTSDIVSDQTYTNAVWFTGEDGAGTPIPADTEDPEDTDDDDQDRVQLLGLEPALIMDKAVVDINGQPSAGTVVAGDVVTFTIVVTNVGPGAAYNVDVTDLMPSGWQYVAGSTQANWPSGSSTADPTVAGQLLTWDLSATLNGGDPTGETLTLRFKAQVTSSAIAGPNTNTGATTGEDGAGTPIPADTGQPNDTDPDDQDQETLNMLKPALAVDKEITRIFDRNGVEVSPTPTGVEAGYRVEYRFVVTNVGTATAYSLNVTDTLPAGLAYHAGTSALNGAPIADPSVEGQNLIYTLNHTLAAGERMTLTLRADVTSAIVANATLTNVAYVRGRDASGAVIPGENTDLGDVSDPDPDDPDADDTGSESVTALVPALDVNKDIVRIYDRLGVEISPMPSAVEPGMRIEYRFVVTNVGTGTAYNVDVEDRMPIGLDYRTGTSTLNGAGIADPSVAGTPGTGQTLTYDLNHTLAAGGRMTLTLQATVTSLVTQGTDLVNYAEATGYDGAGTEIPDANAVLGDVADSDPDDADADDTGREDIGVVVPALNVDKTVARVYDRMGSQISPTPSAVEAGYTVEYQFVVNNVGGGTAYGVDVVDNLPVGLEYVTGNSALNGVPIGDPAVVGTPATGQTLTYDLNATIPAGEAITLTFRARVTSLIRAGVPLTNTAEATGYDGYGTEIPDANPGIGDTFDPDPDDSDADDTGSETLDTLVPALDVDKIVLHLWDNFGTPIPTTSPVEPGYRVEYQFVVTNVGTGTAYNVDVEDRMPVGLEYRTGTSTLNGAGIADPSVAGTPGTGQTLTYDLNHTLGAGERMTLTFQADLTSLITQGVSLANYAEATGYDGTGTEIPDSNADLGDVADSDPDDADADDTGMAYLEVNEPFLITDKTIVSVAGDPNRDYILPNEVIRYRFVVTNVGLGTAYSLVLSDVLPSPGFSYVPGSTVLETPSGTSTADPTVAGTLLTWNTGATLLGGVPVGQAVTLTFSALTGSDLPDGQFMVNTAYAGALDGSGAPVQKDGVDPQDTDPDDQDDVQIWAQNSGLVTDKSIVSVNGLPYDGSVEPGDIIRYRFVVTNVAAGAAYSLNITDTLPSPGFVYVPGSTVAVWPSGSSTADPTVAGVVLNWNLGATLLGGVPVGEALTLTYDVHVTSAIVAARTYINTATVTGFNQAGEQIRPDSPDPEDDDPDDTDFTTVSGVTPALVIDKRITDISRGMGTTVIYPGDVITYQVVLTNVGGGIAYHVSLTDTLPSPVFTYVAGSTQSIWPLGSSTADPTVNGIVLHWPLDATLRGGEALTLTFAAQLGNDFHGTVSFVNHVYATGRDGDGTPIPAPSTDPADWDVDDADDVPVEGQKPTGTLDVEPLCPIACAGWKHTFVITYTNDTAIPLTQAQLVITPPNHTLVVFADSSAGLVSGPNPGQVSWNLGTVGVGEVVVRNLVLHLYSSIPHGTVLTLPVGAFAYESDPLQVLETFTVRRDGVCLGPTPTPLPTSTPTPTRTATPTATQTRTPTPSPTPTATGTPTLTPSATPTATASPTATRTPTPTPSPTPTPTPPGPTATPTRTPFAGCDWISGGWVDYAPHGVPDFDMRQEGWQNPSGKWSYDGPAAAANVLWWYDSRFETGGSPPPIISDNYPLVQSYDTLGPLRRDDHDPMNVDLPGNPGMRQGEFVEDLAYVARTDSRGQTSEGTDLESLALGIGQYIHEKGLWPDYTVEVRKSPSLIWLTDQVQQNKPIILLVGFWEYQWVTDYEGHGSWQWRRLGGHYVSVAGTCLVSNQVALSDPWRDGAEMGMSAGRVLPPHSPHLGDATVHNDAQMVSHDLYGVQPSASPGGLWELMGYAPAYEEIANFVGLNWAQDLRAYQGEYKGGAIHVEAEYAILLTRANHPVVRRYLPILWSIE